The Patescibacteria group bacterium genomic sequence TTTTACAGCGAGACGTTCTGAGGCATTGAATAAGAATCCGGAAGCAGAGCTGGACCATTACGAAGAGGCAGAGAAATATATCCAAAATTTTTCACCAGAATACAGAAAAGAGGCAGAAAATTTGGCAGCCCAAGCGGGCAAAATGGATAAAGAAACCCGATTATCCATTTGTATTCCCGTGGCTGGACATCAGGAAGGTAAGAATATATATGAAAGTTTAAAAAATTATACTTATCAGGATGCCGATTCAAAGATTTTTGAAGTTGTTTTATTTGTGAATCATCCGGAAGCTGATAAATCTGGGAATAAGATAAAGCCGGATAATACTTTAGATGAAATAGAAAGATTTAAAAAAGATTTTCCGGAAATGAACGTGAAAGTTATGTACTCCGCGCTCCCTTTGGAAAAGGCCAAGATCGGATATATCAGAAAAATTTTGGATGATTCCGCTTTATTAAGGCATCACGCGAGGGGTAAGGATGTTGAGGATCTTATTATTGTCAGTAATGACGCGGATAATAAAGGGGTTTCTCCGGAATATGTTGATAATTTTATTAAACATTTTGACAGCAATCCCAAAGTTGAAGCAATGCTGGGTCAATTAGATTGGGATCCGGAATCTTATGTTAAATATCCTTTAATTCATATCGGTACCCGTTTGTTTCAGTATTTGGATACTATTATTCGTCATGAAAGCGGCAGAATGCCGTCTAGCGGAGCTAATTTTGCTTTTCGTTCAAGTATTTACGCGGGGGTGGGCGGTTATATTGAAGACACGGATATAGCTGAAGATGTGGCTTTGGGTAGAGCGATTATTAGTGCCCGAAAAAGAGATGATTGCGTTAAATTTGCCGGGGCTAGGGCTTCTCGTCTTTATACTTCCTCAAGAAGAGTTGTTAAATCTTTGGGAGAAGGCTTGGCACCTATTGAACAGTGGGAAAAAGGATTTGGACCATTTGACGACGAGGTAAGGAAATTTGAGTTGGGTCAAGGTGAGAATTTGGCTTACAATAATCCAGAGGTGCTTGAAAAATTCAAGACAGATTTAGAAAAAATTGTTAATGTGACGTTGAATGTTTATGAAAGAGGAGCAAAAAGAGGCAAGGATCACCCATTCTACAAAAGGGCAATCGGGTGGCTTGGTATCCATTACCAGTTGGATGAAAGCGGCGAGGTAAGAATTACTGAAATGGATAGTTTAATTAATGGTCTAAAGAGATATGAGAAGGAAGGCGTTGAATTAAGAGATAGGAAATCTGGCAAGAAAAATACAATAGAAGGTTCAGGAGAGGCAAGAGGGAAGAGGGAACCTTTTTGACAATTATGTCTGGTTTATAAGGCGACTAAGCGCTAGTTTTTGCTAGCGCTTCACGATATTTTAAAAGAAATGAGAAATAACGAGATTTGAAAATGAAATCTTTAAAATTATTTTTGTTTTTTTTCTGTTTTTGTTTTTTATTTTCCGCGCAAAGCGTGTTGGCGAAATCTTGGGATTTTGAAAAATGGGTGAGTGATATTACGGTAAACCCGGACTCTACTTTTATGGTGCGGGAGACGCAGACAGTGAATTTTAGCGGCTCTTTTACTTGGCTAAAAAGAGATATTGCCATGAAGCGGTTCAAGAAGATTAGCGATATCGCGGTTTATGATAGCGAGGGGCGCAGGCTTTCTGCCGGCGAGGTGGAGATTAGCCGTAGTATGGGCAATGTGGGCGTGAAGATTAATACAGAGGCTCAAGACGAACAAAAAACTTGGACGATTGAATACAAGATCCACGGCGGGATTGGCTTTTTTAAAGATTATGACGAGTTATATTGGAACGCCATATCTTCGGCGCGCGATGTGCCGATTAAATTCGTAGAGGTTTTCGTGCATCTGCCGCAAAAGGCGCCGGAGAGCGAGTTGAAACAGAGATTATTTGTAGGCGCAGTCGGCTCTCAAAATGAAGTCCAGAATTTTAATGTTTTGGAGGATGGCGCTTTACATTATTGGGGAAAGGATATCGCGCCGAATACAGAGTTTACGATTGTCGCTGGTTGGCCGAAAGGTATCGTGAAAAGGGACTTATGGCTCGCGCTTTCGCCTTATTTTTGGTCTTTAATTCCCCTTGTTACTTTTAGCCTTTTATTTTTCAAGTGGTGGAAGAGCGGTCGCGATCCCAAGATGAAAGGAACGATTATTCCCCAATATGAACCGCCTAGCAAAATGACGCCTGCTGAAATGGGTGTTTTGGTCCGCGAGAAGGTAGAGATGAAAGATATCTCCGCGACCTTAGTTGATTTAGCGCGGCGCGGCTATTTAAAAATCGCGGAAGCGGAGAAAAAGGGGATTTTCACCACTTCTCGCACTTACAATTTCGCGCGCCAAAAGGATTTCAGAAGTGATTCTACTTTAAAAGAGCATGAGCGTTTAATTTTAAATGGCGTTTTGGGCGACCAGGAACAAGTTTCCCTAGAAGATTTGGAAAATAAATTTTACCGCCATATTACCGGCATTAAAAACGCAGTCTTGGACGAGGTTACGCAGTCTGGTTATTTTAAGCAAAACCCGTCTCGCGTGATGCAGAAGTACATTGTTTGGGGGATACTTGTACTCGTCTTGGGCGG encodes the following:
- a CDS encoding DUF2207 domain-containing protein, which gives rise to MKSLKLFLFFFCFCFLFSAQSVLAKSWDFEKWVSDITVNPDSTFMVRETQTVNFSGSFTWLKRDIAMKRFKKISDIAVYDSEGRRLSAGEVEISRSMGNVGVKINTEAQDEQKTWTIEYKIHGGIGFFKDYDELYWNAISSARDVPIKFVEVFVHLPQKAPESELKQRLFVGAVGSQNEVQNFNVLEDGALHYWGKDIAPNTEFTIVAGWPKGIVKRDLWLALSPYFWSLIPLVTFSLLFFKWWKSGRDPKMKGTIIPQYEPPSKMTPAEMGVLVREKVEMKDISATLVDLARRGYLKIAEAEKKGIFTTSRTYNFARQKDFRSDSTLKEHERLILNGVLGDQEQVSLEDLENKFYRHITGIKNAVLDEVTQSGYFKQNPSRVMQKYIVWGILVLVLGGVGSFLYSSEFLPPFAVSLAGIFLIIFGRFMPAKTKKGVEAKWQTLGFKMFLSVAERFRLKANVDPRMFEKYLAFAMVLGVEGKWANRFADIYTEPPDWYTPLFVGGVFSLVNFSSNISSMSNSFSSVLSSSPSSSSGFGGGGGAGGGGGGGGSSAG